A genomic region of Oryza glaberrima chromosome 1, OglaRS2, whole genome shotgun sequence contains the following coding sequences:
- the LOC127782422 gene encoding germin-like protein 5-1: MAGAAGSSWSSLLLGAVAVALAVAAAPSLAGDPDYLQDICVADLNSEVKVNGFPCKANATADDFFSGVLASPGAAANTTTGAVVTGANVEKVPGLNTLGVSLARIDYAPGGLNPPHTHPRATEVVFVLYGELDVGFVTTANKLLSRTISQGDVFVFPRGLVHFQRNTGGKPAAVVSAFNSQLPGTQSIAATLFAASPAVPDAVLAKAFQIDDEEVDKIKAKFAPKKT; encoded by the exons ATGGCTGGGGCTGCAGGGTCGTCGTGGTCCTCTCTGCTCCtcggagcggtggcggtggcgctcgccgtcgccgcagcgccgtcgctcgccggcgacccggACTACCTCCAGGACATCTGCGTCGCCGACCTCAACTCCG AGGTGAAGGTGAACGGGTTCCCGTGCAAGGCGAACGCGACGGCGGACGACTTCTTCTCCGGCGTGCTCGCcagccccggcgccgccgccaacaccaccaccggcgccgtgGTCACCGGCGCCAACGTCGAGAAGGTCCCGGGGCTCAACACCCTGGGCGTCTCCCTCGCCCGCATCGACTACGCCCCCGGCGGCCTCAACCCGCCGCACACCCACCCGCGCGCCACCGAGGTCGTCTTCGTCCTCTACGGCGAGCTTGACGTCGGCTTCGTCACCACCGCCAACAAGCTCCTCTCCCGCACCATCTCCCAGGGCGACGTCTTCGTCTTCCCCCGCGGCCTCGTCCACTTCCAGAGGAACACCGGCGGcaagcccgccgccgtcgtctccgcctTCAACAGCCAGCTCCCCGGCACGCAGTCCATCGCCGCCACGCtcttcgccgcctcgccggcggtgcccgacgccgtcctcgccaAGGCCTTCCAgatcgacgacgaggaggtggaCAAGATCAAGGCCAAGTTTGCCCCCAAGAAGACCTAG